In Candidatus Methylomirabilota bacterium, a single window of DNA contains:
- a CDS encoding CoA transferase — IVGRPEMADDPRYHDRRDRVQIVDEIDAMIETWTEKRDKHDVMAIMAGAGVPCGAVLDSTEILADPHLRKRRFIVDLEHPRRGPYPMPGNPVRLSDSPTEVARPPLLGEHNVEVYGRLLGIKPDEVAQLKRDGTI; from the coding sequence ATCGTGGGCCGGCCCGAGATGGCCGACGACCCGCGCTACCACGACCGGCGCGATCGCGTGCAGATCGTCGACGAGATCGACGCGATGATCGAGACGTGGACCGAGAAGCGCGACAAGCACGACGTCATGGCCATCATGGCCGGCGCCGGCGTGCCGTGCGGGGCGGTGCTCGACTCCACCGAGATCCTGGCGGACCCGCACCTGCGCAAGCGCCGCTTCATCGTCGACCTCGAGCATCCGCGGCGCGGCCCGTACCCGATGCCCGGCAACCCGGTGCGCCTGTCCGACTCGCCCACCGAGGTGGCCCGCCCGCCGCTGCTGGGCGAGCACAACGTCGAGGTCTACGGCCGCCTGCTCGGCATCAAGCCGGACGAGGTCGCCCAGCTCAAACGAGACGGCACCATCTGA